In one Deltaproteobacteria bacterium genomic region, the following are encoded:
- a CDS encoding type II toxin-antitoxin system PemK/MazF family toxin produces MNRGDVWWVNFEPSIGGEIRKKRPAIIVSNNAANKFLNRVQVIPITSNTDRLFPSEAYVTVTGKKGKAMADQLATVSKQRLSKRIGSVSDDEMNMVVEAIKTQLDLF; encoded by the coding sequence TCTGGTGGGTTAATTTCGAACCTTCTATTGGAGGGGAAATTCGGAAGAAACGACCAGCAATTATAGTTAGCAACAACGCCGCAAATAAATTCCTCAATCGTGTTCAGGTCATCCCAATTACAAGTAATACAGATCGTTTATTCCCCAGTGAAGCATATGTGACAGTTACCGGTAAAAAAGGGAAGGCGATGGCCGATCAGTTGGCTACCGTCAGTAAACAACGTTTATCAAAGCGCATTGGTTCCGTTTCTGATGATGAAATGAATATGGTAGTAGAAGCAATAAAGACACAATTAGATTTATTCTGA